From the genome of Plasmodium malariae genome assembly, chromosome: 9, one region includes:
- the PmUG01_09042300 gene encoding conserved Plasmodium protein, unknown function yields MAQHNIFDTKGTKGKRKKNIIRTKNSKGRIPVPKETSERYKSILDYYIKEKKTNKFIDKRKGKNLHKSSRKREKKRIFNLNDDSNLIDKHISTNFDNPTSDNSGSSGSNSGKLRGRLKDNRNSNTKNSYFQKKIEKKKLWKIKNYGINDKLLKFDAHFDDIRRSVLCVNNNISSEIKNGDLENRRGEKINDINVTHNTEQVEKLSVHSKCKHTEPVGENTYTSVNRKGKDRLLDLDKYSNKKIYEKRNKVIIVNQRVVSTNGHDGRIEHGSKISSVTEHEKRCTPHVASEEEFHTNKLINAKKEESGKIGLSDKEGKNEDNYKCAKGNSFCYISDESDNEIIEEIFNYNSIPINTTETVDIPKDEIDGVLERFLMDGNNKVSSYFINDLNEEKNKLPISICIENKVYELKDMVQLMDRHNFCSQKKLLYRIYYLNVFNNEKKKRSISHGSLFFSLLDYCVLNIYKCLRHNLKLYNLFQNYKDIILLFCHSMKKEVYLYISFLLLITFCKTVKGENKYNEFYKNKKRVLKEYIDLNKCKANKKYDVYIYSRILESAELFNSIFEKYYQDGGNVSYMHFSILFLALLLYPINKNSTNAKMAHGESNNDDNINNDDDINSNTTKGKERNITHNYFIDINKHNKDDEIILNKFLHLEEDHSHLEEEEEKSVFISYITEFIEYLFYTYFYSNNSNLVCKQVEQNYDYIFNGNTYADGTSIEECIRNIEHSFSFKCFSENMNDEEINKELTKGEDSKREVKMVVINHHLGIFKKKKELKNAVVLLNIYNIILENSNKKYSPAFFYLSFKILNTLLYYIIYEKKKKKEVKNRSNKEDEQIRKTGEERYRKNKDYLYELSFNTFNNLILFLKGYIDNDMNIYILLNHIVVPSLFYLYANYLHFIIKFSIKIDFMNIITSIRNSTISESLNAYNNTSKIYNSKKKEKYFFSLLYMYKLVEYSTAFRIKTVIHTSRNQQSIPVFTPKYVNNRNAKDLYFMNNNQRKFAEMKSLKKKIKQQKKLDYNEMKKENSYLIGLKAREEQERVRRNREKYKKIKLMAKQDVEEYNKMKTYTH; encoded by the exons atggCTCAACATAACATATTTGACACCAAGGGAACGAAGGGTaagagaaagaaaaacatcataagaacaaaaaatagtaaagGGAGAATTCCTGTGCCAAAAGAGACCAGTGAAAGATATAAAAGCATTTtagattattatataaaagagaaaaaaacaaacaaatttATTGACAAGAGGAAAGGTAAAAATTTGCATAAAAGCAGTAGAAAACgtgaaaagaaaagaatttttaatttaaatgatgATTCAAATTTAATTGATAAGCATATTAGCACAAATTTTGATAATCCCACTAGTGACAATTCCGGGAGTTCCGGAAGTAACAGTGGGAAATTACGTGGTAGGTTAAAAGATAACCGGAACAGTAATACTAAAAATAgctattttcaaaaaaagatcgaaaaaaaaaaattatggaaaatTAAGAATTACGGAATAAATGATAAGTTACTAAAATTTGACGCACATTTTGATGACATTAGAAGGAGTGTCCTTTGCGTAAATAACAATATTAGtagtgaaataaaaaatggggATTTGGAGAATAGAAgaggggaaaaaataaatgatattaacGTTACACATAACACTGAACAAGTAGAAAAACTTAGTGTACACAGCAAATGTAAGCATACCGAGCCAGTTGGTGAGAACACATATACAAGTGTAAACAGGAAGGGAAAAGATCGACTATTGGATTTAGATAAATActcaaacaaaaaaatttatgaaaagagaaataaagtTATTATAGTGAACCAGAGAGTGGTGAGTACTAATGGGCATGATGGTAGGATAGAACATGGTTCCAAGATCTCTTCTGTAACAGAACATGAAAAAAGGTGTACTCCACATGTAGCAAGTGAAGAAGAATTTCATACGAATAAGTTAATTAATGCGAAAAAGGAAGAGAGTGGTAAAATTGGCTTGTCTgataaagaaggaaaaaatgaagataattACAAATGCGCAAAGGGAAATTCGTTCTGTTATATTTCGGACGAGAGTGACAATGAAATTATTgaggaaatatttaattataattcaaTTCCAATCAATACAACAGAAACTGTTGATATTCCAAAAGACGAAATAGATGGAGTATTAGAAAGATTTTTAATGGACggaaataataaagttagcagctattttattaacgatttaaatgaagaaaaaaataaattacctATCTCTATTTGTATtgaaaataaagtatatgaGCTGAAAGATATGGTACAACTGATGGATAGACATAATTTTtgttcacaaaaaaaattattatatagaatatactatttaaatgtatttaataatgaaaagaagaaaaggagCATATCTCATGGGtctctctttttttccttattggATTATTGTgtactaaatatatataaatgtttaaggcataacttaaaattatataatcttTTCCAAAATTACAAAGACATAATTTTACTGTTTTGTCATAGtatgaaaaaagaagtttatttgtatatttcatttttattgttaattaCATTCTGCAAAACTGTGAAAGgcgaaaataaatataatgaattttataaaaataaaaaaagagtttTGAAGGAATATATAGATTTAAACAAATGTAaggcaaataaaaaatatgatgtttatatatattcaagaATATTAGAAAGTGCAGAATTgtttaattcaatttttgaaaaatattaccaAGATGGTGGTAATGTATCGTATATGcacttttccattttatttttagccTTACTTTTATAcccaataaataaaaacagcaCCAATGCAAAGATGGCGCATGGTGAaagtaataatgatgataatatcaataatgatgatgataTTAACAGTAATACCACGAAAGGGAAAGAGAGGAACATAACGCACAACTATTTTATAGACATCAATAAGCACAATAAGGACGATGAAATCATTTTGAATAAGTTTCTTCATTTGGAAGAGGATCATAGCCATTTGGAGGAGGAGGAGGAAAAATCAGTATTCATTTCCTACATAACGGAATTTATCgaatatttgttttacacgtatttttattcaaaCAATAGTAATTTAGTATGTAAACAAGTTGAACAAaattatgattatatatttaatggtAACACATACGCAGATGGAACAAGTATAGAAGAATGTATAAGAAATATTGAgcattctttttcttttaaatgtttttccgaaaatatgaatgatgaagaaataaataaagaattaaCAAAAGGTGAGGATAGTAAAAGAGAAGTAAAAATGGTAGTTATAAACCACCACCttggaatatttaaaaaaaaaaaagagttaaAGAATGCCGTGGtgttgttaaatatatataacataattttagaaaatagtaataaaaaatatagccctgcttttttttatttgtcatttaaaattttaaatactttgttatattatattatttatgaaaagaaaaaaaaaaaagaagtaaaaaatagGAGTAATAAAGAAGACGAACAGATAAGAAAAACAGGAGAAGAGCGATATAGGAAAAACAaagattatttatatgaattatcatttaatacatttaataatttaatattatttttgaaagGTTATATTGACAATGATatgaatatttacatattgcTAAACCACATAGTTGTACCAAGcctattttatttgtacgCAAACTATTTACAtttcataattaaatttagcataaaaattgattttatgaatattattactagTATTCGAAATTCAACTATTTCAGAATCGttaaatgcatataataatacttctaaaatatataatagtaaaaaaaaagaaaaatatttcttttccctactatatatgtataaactaGTGGAGTATTCAACGGCATTTCGTATTAAGACAGTAATACACACAAGTAGAAACCAACAGAGTATTCCTGTATTTACCCCCAAATATGTCAATAATAGGAACGCCAAAGAcctttattttatgaacaacAATCAAAGGAAGTTTGCAGAAATGaaatctttaaaaaagaaaatcaaGCAGCAGAAAAAATTGGATTACAATGAG ATGAAGAAGGAGAATAGTTACCTCATCGGGCTTAAGGCAAGAGAAGAGCAGGAGAGGGTAAGGAGAAACCgggaaaaatacaaaaaaataaaattgatgGCAAAGCAGGATGTtgaagaatataataaaatgaagacCTACACGCACTAA
- the PmUG01_09042400 gene encoding conserved Plasmodium protein, unknown function has protein sequence MENFFTKKVKDVFSILKKGSNKEEEVSSSDKNKINNTYINGTEKEKNDLDNLNTEKKDINKENISSPKNENKKKKEVQNLEQKENDVNVNKKRRLMKLHNKDNVYLIDNFISIKKSTDIVNHASARDTKKSNPMIFAAATTTTTTTTTTATTETATTATATGAATATATATATELSAFSPVSTCIATSTSYTPSICTFLSFKKDEEEKKNKTFDASNKMYFNVKSLNEDENKSNNEIIKKDTDSVIATVAVTTTVAVTATDNAKKVKGTSLKSVENSLPENEVEIGIRDENDISSTRGEEKKTKIITKKSLSKKTKVVSSTTTSEMNNLNFAKNSGKDKKVNRIDEIFKSLIEKNGKKEFLPYASNTQNTDLSHERTAHSNKVNGDEVGLLEIHIEELKEYNKDSGNDTCNYICNGIISSSKNGLDNSSEKEVTETGDTTQKRNELDEHSKTCGDDKNNDNSTNSTNGDNNTNGGNSTNGGNSTNGGNSTNGCNNNDDNVIQVGGSNLHSDEPYTSDNINANWKNEGHLDKHIKFVVYPNDTRINVDSPTNDLNKKKIDDHNEGYIQERNNKEKKLCIVSDISKNEIYDNILNSSNEVKCEDNLNKIQTNDEKNEKNYTSNLKLKFPDFAIDQSKKLINETNEFFKMYNLNLKIEHLPISIPDDLKLLIEKKKKIVSIINDYKNELKGKREGSKREEATSEMKTEKGGQEKEEGAKAKGEMEEKEKKENVMKDEKNEKKYSKEENTEKQHPTFPNVNMDICSDKNENNNDTRIVRHIIDSHDKEKDKELVSADNLLDFPQLVISKKNSNDDSNNGGCSGGYNGIHNDNHDINSCETDVDENELEFISKDKAFFSNKEINGPYNENNGREYKKSSHAKIKKKKEVENKKLEKGNSYDNLNYLSDSAKEVIEKEYKNFLGIFEKLNRGEYVGQEEAKERGMKKYVGTTNVSGTTNTSGTTNTSGTTNTSGTTNTSGTTNTSGTTNTSSTTDKQSEIKRAKNEFIRDLINSLTANNSEEENYMKYKKIKNEEVRYKKLKETITEIKIKEKKIDVILSSSLNFFKYSNIYRHRHFLHEKMLINWSYVENLINKKNDIRNRNLPFQLLELDKSLLENIQNSYDDILLDDFSGIIITLNTNSFPTTVDGNSIHISKIICGCLIEYLGTSELNIKCIWAHPFLNAKSTYHILCAFLPRVILEAFLNNNICSENKAICNQLVNAANARKEVREDMHMNDVGSEEEEQQQKQQEQQMGEDHREKEKEKETTRTKHSSKKKKSFYDRLHLLRESNKNGNSNDNIVFEYDNDSNSNSNSNNNNNTYVKSEEQYFSNFSAYLYPATYFLNFNKECASILNSSTIHKYDICHHNVEHNCNYTYPTFSQNESLKDDKCNNNKKLSDKFLYIIFSDIDIFPRQCYLLLCSYKYMCLNMHYDTDCFSVHYDLNLKNIKKENIGKTAELSNTCPCTSIKNNISDVEDSYERIIGCSELYMYYMIPKKEERESLGLLKRNGWRDLISNIFYEDINENISSIIKIRTNINNLYDHISMQNKLNEKNYTSTYINKYEWCGLKLKHIRNMMNEDFNFESPKKK, from the exons atggaaaatttttttacaaaaaaagtaaaagatgTATTTTcgattttgaaaaaagggAGTAATAAAGAGGAAGAAGTATCTTCAtctgataaaaataaaattaataatacttaTATTAATGGCAcggagaaagaaaaaaatgatttggACAATTTgaatacagaaaaaaaggacataaataaggaaaatattagtagcccaaaaaatgaaaataaaaaaaaaaaagaagtccAAAATTtagaacaaaaagaaaatgatgtgaatgtaaataaaaaaagaagattaaTGAAATTACACAATAAAGAtaatgtttatttaattgaTAACTTTATTAGTATAAAGAAGAGCACCGATATTGTAAATCATGCGAGTGCAAGGGatacaaaaaaaagcaaCCCCATGATTTTTGCAGCTGCGACTACTACGACTACAACTACAACTACAACTGCAACCACAGAAACTGCAACCACAGCAACTGCTACTGGTGctgctactgctactgctactgctactgctacCGAGTTAAGTGCTTTTTCACCCGTGTCCACTTGCATTGCTACGAGTACGTCATATACTCCTAGTATATGcacttttttatcatttaaaaaggatgaggaggaaaagaaaaacaaaacattCGATGCGAGCAATAAGATGTACTTCAATGTAAAGAGCTTAAATGAAGATGAGAACAAATCTAATAAtgaaatcataaaaaaagatacagATTCAGTTATAGCTACAGTTGCAGTTACAACTACAGTTGCAGTTACAGCTACAGATAATGCTAAAAAGGTAAAAGGAACAAGTTTGAAAAGTGTAGAAAACAGTTTACCAGAGAATGAAGTAGAAATAGGCATAAGAGATGAAAATGATATTAGTAGTACAAGAggagaagaaaagaaaacaaaaattataacaaaaaaaagcttATCCAAGAAGACAAAAGTAGTAAGTAGTACTACAACAAGCGAAATGaacaatttaaattttgcaaaaaatagtggaaaagacaaaaaagtaaacagaattgatgaaatttttaaaagtctaatagagaaaaatggaaaaaaggaGTTCCTTCCTTACGCTTCCAACACTCAGAACACAGATTTATCTCATGAAAGAACTGCACATAGCAATAAAGTTAATGGTGATGAGGTTGGCTTGTTAGAAATACATATTGAAGAGTTGAAGGAATATAACAAGGATAGTGGAAATGACACATGTAATTACATTTGTAATGGTATAATTAGCTCAAGTAAAAATGGTTTGGACAATTCTAGTGAAAAGGAGGTTACTGAAACGGGGGATACAACGCAGAAAAGGAATGAGTTGGACGAACATAGTAAAACCTGCGGcgatgataaaaataatgataatagtaCGAACAGTACTAATGGTGATAATAACACGAATGGTGGTAATAGCACGAATGGTGGTAACAGCACGAATGGTGGTAACAGCACGAATggttgtaataataatgatgataatgtTATCCAGGTCGGTGGAAGCAATCTACACAGTGATGAACCCTATACAAGTGATAACATAAATGCCAACTGGAAAAATGAAGGTCATCTAGATAAACACATTAAATTTGTAGTCTATCCTAATGATACGCGTATAAATGTAGATAGTCCAACAAATGAttta aataaaaaaaaaattgacgATCATAATGAGGGTTATATACAAGAGAGGAataataaagagaaaaaattgtGCATCGTAAGTGATATAagcaaaaatgaaatttatgataatatattaaatagttCTAACGAAGTGAAATGTGAAGATAACCTAAACAAAATACAAACGAATGatgagaaaaatgaaaaaaattataccagtaatttaaaattaaaattccCAGATTTTGCTATTGAtcaaagtaaaaaattaattaatgaaacgaatgaattttttaaaatgtataatttaaatcTTAAAATTGAACACCTACCTATTAGTATTCCAGATGATTTAAAATTacttattgaaaaaaaaaagaaaattgtcagtataataaatgattataaaaatgaattaaaggGAAAAAGAGAAGGCAGTAAGAGGGAGGAAGCTACTTCTGAGATGAAAACGGAAAAGGGAGGCCAGGAAAAAGAGGAGGGAGCAAAAGCAAAGGGGGAGATGGAAGAGAAggagaaaaaagagaatgtCATGAAGGatgagaaaaatgaaaaaaaatattccaaaGAAGAAAACACAGAGAAACAACATCCCACATTTCCCAATGTGAATATGGATATATGTTCggacaaaaatgaaaataataatgacacACGTATCGTTAGGCATATAATAGATTCTCATGATAAAGAAAAGGATAAGGAATTGGTAAGTGCTGACAACCTTTTGGATTTCCCGCAATTGGTAATTAGTAAAAAGAACAGTAATGATGATAGCAATAATGGTGGTTGCAGTGGTGGCTATAATGGTATCCATAATGATAACCATGACATAAACAGCTGTGAAACTGATGTAGATGAAAACGAACTGGAGTTCATTTCGAAAGATAAggcttttttttcaaataaggAAATAAACGGTCCGTATAACGAGAATAACGGAAGAGAATACAAAAAGAGCAGTcatgcaaaaataaaaaaaaaaaaagaagttgaaaataaaaaattggaaaaggGAAATTCttatgataatttaaattatttgagTGATAGTGCTAAAGAGGTtatagaaaaagaatataaaaattttttaggtatatttgaaaaattgaatCGAGGTGAATATGTTGGCCAAGAAGAGGCCAAAGAGAGAGGAATGAAGAAATACGTTGGCACAACAAATGTTAGCGGCACAACTAATACTAGCGGCACAACTAATACTAGCGGCACAACTAATACTAGCGGCACAACTAATACTAGCGGCACAACTAATACTAGCGGCACAACTAATACTAGCAGTACGACGGATAAGCAAAGTGAGATAAAAAGAGCCAAAAACGAGTTCATCCGCGATCTTATAAACAGTTTAACGGCTAATAATAGCGAAGAAGAGAACTATATGAAATACAAGAAGATCAAGAATGAAGAAGTAaggtataaaaaattaaaagaaacaataacagaaattaaaattaaggaaaaaaagattgATGTAATACTAAGCAGTAGTTTAAATTTCTTCaaatattctaatatatatagacatcgtcattttttacatgaaaaaatgttaataaattgGAGCTATGTGGAAAACttgattaataaaaagaatgatATTAGAAATAGAAATTTACCTTTTCAATTATTAGAATTGGATAAAAGtttattagaaaatatacaaaatagtTATGATGATATACTATTAGATGATTTTTCTGGTATCATTATAACATTAAATACTAATTCTTTTCCGACAACAGTTGATGGAAATTCTATTcatatttctaaaattatatgtgGTTGTTTAATTGAGTATTTAGGTACATctgaattaaatattaaatgtatttggGCTCATCCATTTTTGAATGCTAAATCAACGTATCATATTTTGTGTGCGTTTCTACCTAGAGTTATTTTAGAGGCAtttctaaataataatatatgttcagAAAATAAAGCTATTTGTAATCAGTTAGTTAATGCGGCGAATGCCAGGAAAGAAGTAAGGGAAGATATGCACATGAATGATGTTGGCAGCGAAGAGGAGGAGCAGCAGCAGAAGCAACAAGAGCAGCAGATGGGGGAGGACCACCgcgaaaaagaaaaagaaaaagaaactACCAGAACAAAACACTCAtcgaagaaaaagaaaagcttTTATGATAGATTACACTTACTTCGAGAGAGTAACAAAAATGGTAATAGCAACGATAATATTGTTTTTGAATATGATAAtgatagtaatagtaatagtaatagtaataataataataatacatatgtaaaaagTGAAGAGCAATATTTTAGCAATTTTTCTGCCTATCTGTACCCTGCTACGTACTTcctaaattttaataaagaatGCGCATCAATTCTAAACAGTTCAacaatacataaatatgatatatgtCATCATAATGTTGAGCATAATTGTAATTATACGTACCCCACTTTTAGTCAGAATGAATCATTAAAAGAtgataaatgtaataataacaaaaagtTGTCGGATAAAtttttgtacataatatttagTGATATTGATATATTCCCCAGACAGTGTTATTTATTGTTATGctcatataaatacatgtgtTTAAACATGCACTATGACACAGATTGTTTTTCTGTTCATTATGACTTGAACcttaagaatattaaaaaagaaaatattggAAAAACAGCTGAATTATCAAATACATGTCCATGCACATcaatcaaaaataatatatccgATGTTGAGGATTCCTATGAAAGGATCATAG GATGCAGTGAACTGTACATGTACTACATGATTCCCAAGAAGGAGGAAAGGGAAAGCCTGGgcttattaaaaagaaacgGATGGAGGGATTTAATttcgaatattttttatgaggacataaatgaaaacatttcaagtataataaaaataagaacgaacataaataatttatatgatcATATATCtatgcaaaataaattaaatgaaaagaattaCACATCaacgtatataaataaatatgagtGGTGTGGGCTAAAATTAAAGCACATACGTAATATGATGAACGAGGATTTTAACTTCGAGTCCCccaaaaaaaagtaa
- the PmUG01_09042500 gene encoding LEM3/CDC50 family protein, putative: MTNPKKEHSEIPPQKGKLYYKKNSKYINFIYKFVQWYRIEKVVGPIWVHKYSATISFLLFLFFFNLILGINILLLSSRYTECRIPYEYKDQSYTKYTIVKVTHEHCNGNKHLKVLEGQINVHYEIHGIQQNHNGFITSLKKEQLSGNIFLKKEELNECFPLITYEHEGVNKLLHPCGILQWNVFTDNYMFYDSQPDEAPFPNSLPLKQKVEDITIKYFRKFFKNPSPILVNLYKNKVYFWMDEEIQSYILQENNETNEKLVVLPQSLKYNKAGNAIENSHFINWMIPSAFNYVKRLYAILDGPLTFPFYIYIENNFKINYTKIIVISNSNFYLSTTLLGVIFIITSILALILAFMHLIRMRKYNFK; encoded by the coding sequence ATGACGAACCCAAAGAAAGAACATAGTGAAATTCCCCCCCAAAAgggaaaattatattacaaaaaaaactcgaaatatataaattttatttataaatttgtacAATGGTATAGAATAGAAAAAGTGGTTGGACCCATATGGGTGCATAAGTATTCTGCAACGATatcatttttactatttctctttttttttaatttaatacttGGTATTAACATATTGTTATTGAGTTCACGATATACTGAATGTAGAATCccatatgaatataaagaTCAGTCTTATACGAAATATACAATAGTTAAAGTAACACATGAACACTGTAATGGAAATAAACATTTGAAGGTACTTGAAGGGCAAATAAATGTCCATTATGAAATTCATGGTATTCAACAGAATCATAATGGGTTTATAACgagtttaaaaaaagaacaattaagtggaaatatatttttaaaaaaggaagaactGAATGAATGTTTTCCCTTGATTACATATGAGCATGAAGgtgtaaataaattattacatcCGTGTGGTATATTGCAATGGAATGTTTTTACAGACAATTACATGTTTTATGATAGTCAACCTGATGAAGCACCATTTCCAAATTCTTTACCATTAAAACAAAAGGTAGAAGacataacaataaaatattttagaaaattttttaaaaatcctAGTCCTATACttgttaatttatataaaaataaagtttatTTTTGGATGGATGAAGAAATacaatcatatattttacaagaaaataatgaaactaATGAAAAACTAGTTGTCTTGCCTCaatctttaaaatataacaaagcAGGAAATGCTATTGAAAATAGTCATTTCATAAACTGGATGATACCTTCAGCatttaattatgttaaaCGTTTGTATGCAATACTTGATGGCCCTTTaacatttcctttttatatttacattgagaacaattttaaaattaattatacgAAAATAATTGTTATTTCCAATTCCAATTTTTATCTTAGTACAACTTTACTAGgagttatttttatcataacaTCCATTTTAGCTCTTATATTGGCTTTTATGCATCTCATACGAatgagaaaatataattttaaatag
- the AMA1 gene encoding apical membrane antigen 1, putative, whose amino-acid sequence MKKLYYILLLSTQYLIHVYASPRNAKHGRLNGSGGTLIEKGQVVERSTRMSNPWKKYMEKYDVEKTHGAGVRVDLGEDAEVKNSKYRIPGGKCPVFGKGIIIENSNVDFLTPVATGNRNLKSGGFAFPATDDHISPVTIEVLRKRYEEHADLMNLNDLSLCSKHASSFVISDDLNTSYRHPAVYDEKTKTCYILYLSAQENIGPRYCSKDAADKDTMFCFKPAKTDNFKHYAYLSKNVVSDWDVKCPRKSLGVAKFGLWVDGNCEEIPSVKAFYADNLTECNRIVFEASASDQPTQYEENMTDYKKLEQGFRDNNPDMIKGAFLPVGAFNANFNKSKGKGFNWGNYDKINKKCFIFNVKPTCLINNKDFIATTALSHPEEVQEDFPCDIYKNEIEKELKRNSGNVKLYSLDGEKIVLPRIFISNNKDSLNCPCEPEKITNSSCDFYLCNCVEKRAEIKENNEVVIKDEFKEEYEYNEGNSNNKKTLIIIGLAGGVGILALASSFFFFKKKTENEKYDKMDQADVYGKSTTRKDEMLDPEASFWGEEKRASHTTPVLMEKPYY is encoded by the coding sequence atgaagaaattatACTACATTTTACTTTTGAGCACTCAATATTTAATACATGTTTATGCCAGCCCAAGAAATGCAAAACACGGTAGGTTAAATGGTAGTGGTGGCACATTAATAGAAAAAGGACAAGTAGTTGAAAGAAGTACACGTATGAGTAATCCATGGAagaaatatatggaaaaatatgATGTAGAAAAAACACATGGAGCAGGTGTTAGGGTTGATTTAGGTGAAGATGCAGAAGtcaaaaattcaaaatatagaATACCAGGTGGGAAATGTCCAGTATTTGGAAAAGGtattattattgaaaattCGAATGTAGATTTTTTAACTCCAGTAGCTACCGGTAATAGAAATTTAAAGTCAGGGGGTTTCGCTTTCCCAGCTACAGATGATCACATATCTCCTGTTACTATAGAAGTACTTAGAAAAAGATATGAAGAACATGCGGATCTTATGAATTTAAATGATTTATCTTTATGCTCAAAACATGCATCAAGTTTTGTTATATCAGATGATTTAAATACATCATATAGGCATCCAGCTGTTTATGATGAAAAAACGAAAacatgttatattttatatttatcagcACAAGAAAATATAGGTCCACGATATTGCAGTAAGGATGCTGCAGATAAAGATACtatgttttgttttaaacCAGCGAAAACGGACAATTTTAAGcattatgcatatttaagCAAAAATGTGGTCAGTGATTGGGATGTTAAGTGCCCTCGTAAAAGTTTAGGTGTTGCTAAATTTGGTTTATGGGTCGATGGGAATTGTGAAGAAATTCCATCTGTTAAAGCATTTTATGCTGATAATTTAACCGAATGTAATAGAATTGTTTTTGAAGCTAGTGCTTCGGATCAACCTACACAATACGAAGAAAATATGACGgactataaaaaattagaacaaGGATTTCGAGACAACAATCCGGATATGATTAAAGGAGCATTTTTACCAGTAGGAGCATTTAATGCTAATTTTAATAAGAGCAAAGGAAAAGGTTTTAACTGGGgtaattatgataaaataaataaaaaatgctttatttttaatgtaaaacCAACatgtttaattaataataaagattTTATTGCAACAACTGCTTTATCACACCCAGAGGAAGTACAAGAAGATTTTCCCTgtgatatttataaaaatgaaatcgAAAAAGAATTGAAAAGAAACTCGGGGAATGTAAAACTATATAGTCTTGATGGGGAAAAAATTGTACTACctagaatatttatttcaaataataaGGACAGTTTAAATTGCCCATGTGAACCTGAAAAAATTACCAACAGTTCTTGTGATTTTTATTTGTGTAATTGTGTAGAAAAAAGAGCAGaaattaaggaaaataatgaagtAGTAATAAAGGATGAATTTAAAGAAGAGTATGAATACAACGAAGgaaattcaaataataagaaaacgTTAATAATCATTGGATTAGCTGGAGGAGTAGGAATCTTGGCTCTTGCTTcctcctttttcttttttaaaaaaaaaactgagaatgaaaaatatgataaaatggACCAAGCAGATGTTTATGGTAAATCCACCACAAGGAAAGATGAAATGTTAGATCCTGAAGCATCCTTCTGGggggaagaaaaaagagcTTCACACACTACCCCCGTTTTGATGGAAAAGCCATATTATTAA